Proteins encoded within one genomic window of Cinclus cinclus unplaced genomic scaffold, bCinCin1.1 SCAFFOLD_317, whole genome shotgun sequence:
- the LOC134057173 gene encoding collagen alpha-1(III) chain-like — MEFTTRFGLHSQATRLREAPGPARRGAATGLTPSAGCGLDHKDLGPPRAPPGRGASVASPKLCRRAALPARSRRSVPTDDRTAGFAPPAPFPSLPPPHLHLAPSRQGRGDRERDRERETGRRRRLPSRRREPKSSAAETALTGCRASQAAPGGLGGESEKRDGALTPPGTTTEGLGGRRRGSPPTPQRSRLARATARHGTHAGDEDPARQQRPRPRRRPSPPGRRERGREATEENASLADRRTTFPPGTGRPPPPPPPPPLTAGNGPARGDATSRAVFRRRPRRPGSARPPHGEAERQRDGPRGHGNPARPLFHGTTRVRGRGRDRRPPLTTRLPSPLRGLGEHRRANRGAGSPRRPYNARDRHAASTAPPAHPCAGPLLPVRRRASGSHAPPPAPEADAAETRAGIASARGPPVGKTRRRHGRTPGTAAAASHRRGPFREHAPGGRCTVLSRGATPAPLVSTQGPGGEAPPRPPAAPAFGPHAAGKGNGETTGRARAGTAIGDGRLLPARPSPQGGHPSSGDAANSARGRPHSPGLRRRRRQPSAHPVGRAAKPGAAGGRQRRCGSRRRPSREEARSRLTRRRTRACGGGRGERARRGPAAATPQLSTAPPPGTRAAAAAAAAAGRAEPPESLNLRPARRPIRLPRGVCRRRGISGTAEARSARYLALGTAAARAAPPVRGHGPAPPRTSRAPPRGHADDGARVAAVTGRTSPVAGSQPARPPARRDPERLEARPLEFLRRARGTARPGAGFCRAAKPPSPVREGPEEPPPPSPEGLPAPSRPLAVRHRPPTSHGRTAGRRPAGEETRGRGGCAYGRGRAEHPSLSHTGGFSRAPKESRVRENSSRDRAGARAGGQHQRPAFGGAGRGGEARDRPCPRLAAGTDRQRTGAGRRVPRALDSLWGGARGARRARQRPPRRREGRVAPPHPVPPAEAGGECGRAERSNGAGMRDAAHAAGRTARQRGRRQPHR, encoded by the exons ATGGAGTTTACCACCCGCTTTGGGCTGCATTCCCAAGCAACCCGACTCCGAGAagccccgggcccggcgcgCCGGGGGGCCGCTACCGGCCTCACACCGTCCGCGGGCTGCGGCCTCGATCACAAGGACTTGGGTCCCCCGAGAGCGCCGCCGGGGAGGGGGGCTTCT GTCGCAAGCCCAAAGCTGTGCCGCCGCGCCGCCCTGCCCGCGCGCTCCCGAAGAAGCGTGCCGACGGACGACCGGACGGCCGGCTTCGCTCCAcctgcccccttcccttcccttccccccccccacctccacctCGCGCCCTCGCGccaggggaggggggacagagagagagacagagagagagagacaggacGGAGACGGAGACTCCCATCCCGGAGACGAGAACCGAAGAGCAGCGCGGCAGAGACGGCCCTGACAGGGTGCCGGGCCAGCCAGGCAGCGCCCGGCGGCCTCGGCGGGGAGAGCGAGAAGCGCGACGGCGCGCTTACGCCCCCGGGGACGACGACAGAAGGGCtcgggggaaggaggagggggtcaccccccaccccacagcGCTCACGCCTCGCGCGCGCGACAGCACGGCACGGTACCCACGCG GGGGACGAAGACCCTGCGCGGCAACAACGACCGCGGCCGCGACGACGACCAAGCCCACCGGGCcgcagggaaagagggagagaggccACCGAGGAAAACGCTTCCCTCGCTGACCGCCGCACCACCTTCCCTCCGGGCACCggccggccgccgccgccgccaccgccgccgccgctgacCGCGGGCAACGGGCCTGCGAG GGGAGACGCCACCTCGCGTGCCGTCTTCCGGAGGCGGCCCAGGCGCCCGGGCTCGGCCCGACCTCCACACGGAGAGGCTGAGCGGCAACGCGACGGACCGCGGGGCCACGGCAACCCGGCCCGGCCTCTTTTTCACGGGACGACACGCGTTCGCGGCCGGGGGCGCGACCGTCGGCCCCCGCTCACAACTCGACTCCCTTCACCGCTCCGCGGACTCGGGGAACACCGCCGCGCCAACCGCGGGGCCGGCTCTCCCCGGCGACCTTACAACGCCCGAGACCGCCACGCGGCGTCTACCGCTCCACCAGCGCACCCCTGCGCGGGACCGCTCCTCCCCGTCAGAAGGAGAGCATCTGGCAGCCACGCTCCGCCGCCGGCGCCGGAGGCGGACGCCGCCGAGACCCGAGCCGGCATCGCGAGCGCCCGAGGCCCGCCGGTCGGCAAGACCCGGCGCCGCCACGGCCGCACTCCCGggaccgccgccgccgcttcgCACCGTCGGGGCCCCTTCCGCGAGCACGCGCCCGGCGGCAGGTGTACGGTGCTGAGCCGGGGGGCAACACCCGCTCCCCTCGTTTCCACTCAGGGACCGGGTGGGGAAGCGCCCCCGCGGCCGCCCGCGGCACCTGCCTTCGGCCCACACGCGGCCGGGAAGGGCAACGGGGAAACGACGGGCAGGGCCCGGGCCGGGACGGCCATCGGCGACGGCAGGCTCCTTCCGGCAAGACCATCCCCCCAGGGGGGACACCCGTCGAGCGGCGACGCCGCCAACTCGGCACGGGGTCGCCCGCACTCGCCGGGCCTCCGGCGACGGAGGAGACAACCCAGCGCTCACCCGGTCGGGAGAGCGGCCAAGCCAGGGGCGGCCGGCGGCCGGCAGCGCCGGTGCGGTTCGAGGAGAAGGCCGTCGAGGGAAGAGGCGCGGTCACGCCTGACGCGGCGCCGCACGCGAGCCTGCGGCGGCGGCCGAGGGGAGAgagcgcggcggggcccggcggccGCAACCCCGCAGCTCAG CACCGCGCCACCGCCCGGaacccgcgccgccgccgccgccgccgccgcggcgggGCGCGCCGAGCCGCCCGAGTCTTTAAACCTCCGCCCGGCTCGGCGGCCCATTCGACTCCCAAGAGGCGTTTGTCGACGCCGAGGGATCTCGGGGACCGCCGAGGCTCGGAGCGCTAGGTACCTGGCCCTGGG GACCGCCGCGGCTCGGGCCGCCCCGCCGGTGCGGGGACACGGCCCGGCCCCACCGAGAACATCGCGCGCCCCACCGAGAGGCCACGCCGACGACGGAGCGAGGGTCGCCGCCGTCACCGGCCGCACCTCCCCGGTGGCGGGCTCGCAACCCGCGCGCCCACCCGCGAGGCGCGACCCGGAACGCCTGGAGGCCCGGCCCTTGGAGTTCCTCCGTCGCGCGAGGGGGACCGCTCGGCCAGGAGCGGGATTTTGCCGGGCGGCAAAGCCCCCATCCCCGGTGCGGGAAGGGCCGGAGGAGCCGCCTCCTCCGAGCCCCGAAGGCCTTCCCGCGCCCTCTCGGCCCCTCGCCGTACGCCATCGGCCGCCGACGAGCCACGGCCGGACGGCCGGCCGTCGCCCGGCGGGCGAAGAAACGAGGGGAAGGGGCGGGTGCGCCTACGGGAGGGGCCGTGCCGAGCACCCCTCCCTCTCGCACACGGGCGGCTTCTCGCGCGCGCCAAAGGAGAGCCGGGTTCGGGAGAACTCGAGCCGCGACCGCGCGGGCGCCCGCGCGGGAGGCCAGCACCAGCGACCGGCGTTCGGCGGCGCCGGCCGCGGCGGCGAAGCTCGGGACCGGCCGTGCCCCCGCC